One segment of Arthrobacter sp. MMS18-M83 DNA contains the following:
- a CDS encoding citrate synthase, which produces MTETTSATLRHAGGELELPRIKVVEGNEGYDVSKLLKQTGAVAYDPGFMNTAATTSAITYIDGDAGILRYRGYPIEQLAQHSSFLEVSYLLIYGNLPTPTELDAFDQRIRHHTLLHEELKGFFGGFPRDAHPMPVLSSAVSALSTFYQDSLDPFNPEHVEVSTIRLMAKLPVIAAYAHKKSIGQPMLYPDNSMNLVENFLRLSFGLPAEQYELDPVVVKALDLLLILHADHEQNCSTSTVRLVGSSNANLFASVSAGINALFGPAHGGANEAVLKMLRQIQADGVKPEDYMEKVKNKEDGVRLMGFGHRVYKNYDPRAKIIKATAHEILGKLGGNDELLDIAMRLEEKALADDYFIQRKLYPNVDFYTGLIYKAMGFPEKMFTVLFAIGRLPGWIAQWREMINDPQTKIGRPRQLYTGEPERNYPAV; this is translated from the coding sequence ATGACTGAGACCACCAGTGCTACCCTGCGCCATGCCGGCGGAGAGCTCGAGCTCCCGCGGATCAAGGTTGTAGAAGGGAACGAAGGATACGACGTTTCCAAGCTGCTGAAGCAGACGGGCGCCGTCGCCTACGACCCCGGCTTCATGAACACCGCCGCCACCACGTCGGCAATCACCTACATCGACGGCGACGCCGGTATCCTGCGCTACCGCGGCTACCCGATCGAGCAGCTTGCCCAGCACTCCAGCTTCCTGGAAGTTTCCTACCTGCTGATCTACGGCAACCTGCCCACGCCCACTGAGCTGGATGCCTTTGACCAGCGCATCCGCCACCACACGCTGCTCCACGAAGAGCTCAAGGGCTTCTTCGGCGGATTCCCGCGTGACGCACACCCTATGCCTGTCTTGTCCTCGGCCGTCTCGGCGCTGTCCACGTTCTACCAGGACTCCTTGGACCCGTTCAACCCGGAGCACGTGGAAGTTTCCACCATCCGCCTCATGGCGAAGCTCCCGGTCATCGCGGCCTACGCCCACAAGAAGTCCATCGGCCAGCCCATGCTGTACCCGGACAACTCCATGAACCTGGTGGAGAACTTCCTGCGCTTGAGCTTCGGCTTGCCGGCGGAGCAGTACGAGTTGGACCCTGTTGTGGTCAAGGCGCTCGACCTCCTGCTCATCCTGCACGCAGACCACGAGCAAAACTGCTCGACGTCGACCGTCCGCCTGGTGGGCTCCTCGAACGCGAACCTGTTTGCTTCCGTTTCCGCAGGCATCAATGCGCTCTTCGGTCCCGCACACGGCGGCGCCAACGAGGCCGTGCTGAAGATGCTGCGCCAGATCCAAGCCGATGGCGTCAAGCCCGAGGACTACATGGAGAAGGTCAAGAACAAGGAAGACGGCGTCCGCCTGATGGGCTTCGGTCACCGGGTCTACAAGAATTACGACCCCCGCGCGAAGATCATCAAGGCGACGGCACACGAGATCCTGGGCAAGCTCGGCGGCAACGACGAACTCCTGGACATCGCAATGCGCCTTGAAGAGAAGGCGCTGGCGGACGATTACTTCATACAGCGCAAGCTCTACCCGAACGTGGACTTCTACACGGGCCTCATCTACAAGGCCATGGGCTTCCCGGAGAAGATGTTCACCGTCCTGTTCGCGATCGGCCGTCTCCCCGGCTGGATCGCACAGTGGCGAGAAATGATCAACGACCCCCAGACGAAGATCGGCCGTCCGCGGCAGCTCTACACAGGGGAACCGGAACGCAACTACCCGGCGGTCTAG